A region from the Agrobacterium cucumeris genome encodes:
- the hrcA gene encoding heat-inducible transcriptional repressor HrcA — MGFSAPLSKDQASLLDERSREIFRRIVEGYLDTGEPLGSRSLSRLLPMSLSPASVRNVMSDLEELGLIYSPHISAGRLPTQTGLRFFVDAFMQVGDLPADERANIDRQIGPVAGHEQSLEGLLTEASRMLSGMSRGAGLVLTAKNDVILKHVEFIRLEPTKALAVLVGDHNQVENRIIELPAGISSSQLTEAANFINAHLSGQTLQELRGQFQTQRAELQSELGTLAQDLIERGLAVWAGDNEEGKLGRLIVRGRSNLLEGLAGEEDIDRVRLLFDDLERKENLIEILNLAESGSGVRIFIGSENKLFSLSGSSLIVAPYRDEDNRVVGAVGVIGPTRLNYARIVPMVDYTAQIMARLSRKQR; from the coding sequence ATGGGTTTTTCAGCACCGCTTTCAAAAGATCAGGCATCTCTGCTGGATGAACGGTCGCGGGAAATTTTCCGCCGCATCGTCGAAGGCTATCTCGATACTGGTGAACCCCTGGGCTCGCGCAGCCTGTCGCGGCTGCTGCCAATGTCGCTTTCGCCAGCCTCCGTGCGCAACGTCATGAGCGATCTCGAAGAACTTGGCCTCATCTATTCGCCACATATCAGCGCCGGACGCCTGCCCACCCAGACGGGGCTGCGTTTCTTTGTTGACGCCTTCATGCAGGTGGGCGATCTGCCTGCCGACGAACGGGCGAATATCGACCGACAGATTGGCCCGGTCGCCGGCCACGAACAATCGCTGGAAGGGCTGCTGACGGAAGCGAGCCGCATGCTGTCGGGCATGTCGCGCGGCGCCGGCCTCGTTCTGACGGCCAAGAACGATGTCATCCTCAAACATGTCGAATTCATTCGGCTGGAACCCACCAAGGCGCTTGCGGTGCTGGTGGGCGACCATAATCAGGTCGAGAACCGCATCATCGAATTGCCGGCTGGCATTTCCTCGTCGCAATTGACCGAGGCGGCCAATTTCATCAACGCCCATCTCTCCGGCCAGACGCTGCAGGAACTGCGCGGCCAGTTCCAGACGCAGCGGGCGGAGCTGCAATCGGAACTCGGCACGCTGGCGCAGGATCTCATTGAACGTGGCCTTGCCGTCTGGGCGGGTGACAATGAGGAAGGCAAGCTCGGCCGCCTCATCGTTCGCGGACGTTCCAACCTGCTGGAAGGACTGGCCGGCGAAGAAGACATCGATCGTGTGCGCCTGCTGTTCGACGATCTGGAGCGCAAGGAAAATCTGATCGAGATCCTCAATCTTGCGGAAAGCGGCTCGGGTGTGAGGATTTTCATCGGCTCGGAAAACAAGCTCTTTTCGCTGTCCGGTTCATCGCTCATTGTTGCGCCCTACCGCGATGAGGACAACCGGGTCGTGGGTGCTGTCGGTGTCATCGGGCCAACGCGGCTGAATTACGCCCGTATCGTTCCCATGGTCGATTATACCGCCCAGATCATGGCCCGCCTTTCCCGAAAGCAAAGATAG
- the hemW gene encoding radical SAM family heme chaperone HemW, which produces MVGEHHFSAPGASLLPDTGDPGFGIYLHWPFCAAKCPYCDFNSHVRHRPVDQERFTAAFLREMEHMRALSGPRVVTSIFMGGGTPSLMDPQTVAAILDGVARFWHVPDGIEITMEANPSSVEAERFRGYRAAGVNRVSLGVQALNDRDLKFLGRLHDVADALKAIRLAREIFPRMSFDLIYARPKQTVAEWDAELKEAVSYAVDHLSLYQLTIEEGTPFYGLHKAGKLIVPDGEHSAVLYEATQEITERYGMPAYEVSNHARPGAESRHNLTYWRYGDYAGIGPGAHGRLTRGASKLATATERHPETWLETVEREGHGMVDQEMLGVDEQADELLLMGLRLREGIDLARWSDLSGRDLDPEKEEFLLQHGFVERLGNSRLRCTPSGMLILDAVVADLAC; this is translated from the coding sequence ATGGTCGGGGAGCATCATTTTTCTGCCCCCGGCGCATCGCTTCTGCCGGATACGGGCGATCCCGGTTTCGGGATCTATCTGCATTGGCCCTTTTGTGCGGCCAAATGTCCCTATTGTGATTTCAATAGCCACGTCCGCCACCGGCCGGTGGATCAGGAGCGGTTTACCGCGGCCTTCCTGCGTGAAATGGAACATATGCGGGCACTCAGTGGCCCGCGGGTCGTTACCAGCATTTTCATGGGCGGCGGCACGCCATCGCTGATGGACCCGCAGACGGTTGCGGCCATTCTGGATGGCGTTGCACGGTTCTGGCATGTGCCCGATGGTATCGAGATCACCATGGAAGCCAACCCTTCCAGCGTTGAGGCGGAACGGTTTCGCGGTTATCGCGCAGCGGGCGTCAATCGCGTCTCGCTTGGCGTGCAGGCACTGAACGACCGGGACCTGAAGTTCCTTGGCCGTCTGCATGATGTCGCCGATGCCCTGAAAGCTATCCGGCTGGCGCGGGAAATCTTTCCGCGCATGTCCTTCGATCTGATCTATGCACGCCCGAAGCAGACGGTGGCCGAATGGGATGCCGAACTGAAGGAGGCGGTTTCCTATGCCGTCGACCATCTGTCGCTCTACCAGCTGACCATCGAAGAGGGCACGCCTTTTTACGGTCTGCACAAGGCCGGCAAACTCATCGTGCCGGATGGCGAGCATTCGGCTGTGCTTTATGAGGCGACGCAGGAAATCACCGAGCGCTACGGCATGCCGGCCTACGAGGTTTCCAATCACGCCCGCCCCGGCGCGGAAAGCCGCCATAACCTGACCTACTGGCGTTATGGCGATTATGCCGGTATCGGCCCCGGCGCGCATGGACGCCTGACGAGGGGCGCCTCCAAGCTCGCCACCGCCACCGAGCGACACCCGGAAACCTGGCTCGAGACCGTCGAGCGGGAAGGCCATGGCATGGTCGATCAGGAAATGCTGGGTGTCGACGAGCAGGCCGACGAATTGCTGCTGATGGGGCTTCGCCTGCGCGAAGGCATCGATCTGGCCCGCTGGAGCGATCTTTCCGGCCGCGATCTCGACCCGGAGAAGGAGGAATTCCTTCTGCAGCACGGTTTCGTGGAAAGGCTCGGCAATTCCCGCCTGCGCTGCACGCCTTCTGGCATGCTTATTCTGGATGCCGTGGTCGCCGATCTCGCCTGCTGA
- the rdgB gene encoding RdgB/HAM1 family non-canonical purine NTP pyrophosphatase, with product MRKLDTRTIVVASHNKGKIAEIADLIGPFGFSAKSAAELNFAEPDETGTTFEENAAIKALASAKASGLPALSDDSGLVIDALDGAPGVYTANWAETADGTRDFAMAMQKVEDALAERGASKPEDRKGRFVSVLCLAWPDGHLEYFRGEVEGTVVWPPRGTSGFGYDPIFKPEGYDTTFGEMTADAKHGWKHGDAFALSHRARAFKKFVETCLEA from the coding sequence ATGCGCAAGCTCGATACCAGAACGATCGTCGTCGCCAGCCACAACAAGGGCAAGATCGCCGAAATCGCTGATCTGATCGGACCTTTCGGCTTCTCTGCCAAGTCGGCTGCCGAGCTGAATTTCGCAGAGCCGGATGAGACAGGTACCACCTTCGAGGAAAATGCCGCCATCAAGGCGCTTGCCTCCGCCAAGGCATCCGGCCTGCCAGCTTTGTCCGACGATTCCGGTCTGGTTATCGACGCGCTTGACGGTGCGCCGGGCGTTTATACCGCCAACTGGGCGGAGACGGCCGACGGCACACGCGATTTCGCCATGGCGATGCAAAAGGTTGAAGATGCGCTTGCGGAACGCGGCGCATCGAAGCCGGAAGATCGCAAGGGCCGCTTCGTCAGCGTGCTGTGCCTTGCCTGGCCGGACGGACATCTCGAATATTTCCGTGGCGAGGTGGAAGGCACCGTCGTCTGGCCGCCGCGCGGAACGAGCGGTTTCGGTTACGATCCGATCTTCAAACCCGAGGGTTACGACACCACATTTGGCGAGATGACGGCTGACGCGAAGCATGGCTGGAAACATGGTGACGCGTTTGCGCTGTCGCACCGCGCCCGCGCCTTTAAAAAATTCGTAGAAACCTGCCTGGAGGCATGA
- the grpE gene encoding nucleotide exchange factor GrpE, with product MTDDTKKPGPDADIAEEFLDPALAGEEPTDAAEPDPVELLKAENADLRDKFLRLAAEMDNLRRRTERDVKDAKAYSLAGFARDMLAVSDNLRRALEAIPDELKTNGEAGLNGLIEGVEMTERSMLSTLERHGVKKIDAEGQKFDPNFHQAMFEIPNPAVPNNTVLQVIQAGFTIGDRVLRPAMVGVAKGGPKAETAASAEPGTASLNEKDA from the coding sequence ATGACCGACGATACGAAAAAGCCCGGACCTGACGCGGACATCGCCGAAGAGTTTCTCGATCCCGCACTTGCCGGGGAAGAGCCGACTGATGCTGCCGAACCCGATCCGGTCGAGCTGCTGAAGGCAGAGAATGCCGATCTGCGCGACAAGTTCCTGCGTCTTGCCGCCGAAATGGACAATCTTCGTCGCCGCACCGAGCGCGACGTCAAGGACGCCAAGGCCTATTCGCTGGCCGGTTTTGCACGCGACATGCTCGCCGTTTCCGACAACCTTCGCCGCGCGCTCGAGGCTATCCCGGATGAGCTCAAGACCAATGGCGAAGCCGGTCTCAATGGCCTGATCGAAGGCGTCGAGATGACCGAACGCTCGATGCTGTCGACGCTCGAGCGCCATGGGGTCAAGAAGATTGATGCAGAGGGCCAGAAGTTCGATCCGAACTTCCACCAGGCCATGTTCGAAATTCCCAATCCGGCAGTTCCGAACAACACCGTGCTCCAGGTTATCCAGGCCGGTTTCACCATCGGCGACCGCGTCCTGCGCCCGGCCATGGTGGGTGTTGCCAAGGGTGGCCCGAAGGCGGAAACCGCCGCATCGGCAGAGCCCGGCACGGCCTCTCTCAATGAAAAGGATGCCTGA
- the rph gene encoding ribonuclease PH has product MRPSGRKTDQMRKVSFERNFSKHAEGSCLVKFGDTHVLVTASLEEKTPPWLRNSGKGWVTAEYGMLPRSTNERMKREAAAGKQGGRTQEIQRLIGRSLRAVVDLQALGERQISIDCDVIQADGGTRTASITGAWIALHDCLKWMETRNMIKVEKVLKDHIAAISCGIFAKQPVIDLDYLEDSSAETDANFVITGSGGIVEVQGTAEGAPFSEEEFLTLLGLAKAGCSELVALQKQAIA; this is encoded by the coding sequence ATGCGGCCTTCAGGCAGAAAAACCGATCAGATGCGCAAGGTTTCCTTCGAGCGCAATTTCTCGAAACATGCCGAAGGCTCCTGTCTGGTCAAATTCGGCGACACGCATGTGCTCGTCACCGCTAGCCTTGAAGAAAAGACGCCGCCATGGCTGCGCAACAGCGGCAAGGGTTGGGTGACCGCCGAATACGGCATGCTGCCGCGCTCTACCAATGAGCGCATGAAGCGCGAAGCCGCCGCCGGCAAGCAGGGTGGGCGCACGCAGGAAATCCAGCGCCTCATCGGGCGCTCGCTGCGCGCTGTCGTTGATCTTCAGGCGCTCGGCGAACGCCAGATCAGCATCGACTGTGACGTCATCCAGGCGGATGGCGGCACACGCACCGCCTCCATCACCGGCGCATGGATTGCCCTGCATGATTGCCTGAAGTGGATGGAAACCCGCAACATGATCAAGGTCGAGAAGGTCCTGAAAGACCATATCGCCGCTATCTCCTGCGGCATCTTCGCCAAGCAGCCGGTGATCGATCTCGATTATCTGGAAGACTCGTCCGCCGAGACCGACGCGAATTTCGTCATCACCGGCTCCGGCGGCATCGTTGAAGTTCAGGGAACGGCGGAAGGCGCACCCTTCTCCGAAGAAGAATTCCTGACGCTGCTTGGCCTTGCCAAGGCAGGCTGCAGCGAACTGGTCGCCCTTCAGAAACAGGCGATTGCCTGA